GTTGTCGAGCttttcaaatgtgttttttggtATGTTtgagatttgttttctttttaactgtattgTAGTggtctctttcccttccccatgcACTGGTGGAGGCGTTTGGGTCTGTGGATCCGTGtgtggggatggaggagccaggcagtgccatgggcagggaacagGTGCTcgagcccctggcagctcccagctcctgaagTTCTCCCAGCCTGGTGGCTTTTGAGGCCTGTGCCCTGTTTGCCTCTCCTGTGGACTCTGCAGCTGATGGGAGCGCTGCAGtgagccctgctgcccatggctgggatgtcacacaggctcccagcaggctggggggcCAGGATGGGGGTCCCAGCCCCATGCAGGgggacagaggagcagcagacagTGACCAgggagtgctggggacagggttaccctcagtccctgcccttcctccGCCTcgagctcagggctggctgtcCATGGCCTCCTGGGACGGGGAAggtgcagctgctccatccttttctccctcctggCTCCTCTCAAATGCTGACTCACCATGGCTGGGAGAATCTCTGGGTCCAGGCTCTGGGGTATGAACactcctctgcagcccagggggTGGCTGGAGCCTTCCCAGGGAGGGTGTCCAGCTGTGGGCACgttttctgctggtttttagTAGCAGTAGGTTTagctgtggggcagggctggatcaGACAGGAGCACCCACTCCATCCCCAGGGAcgggggctctggggggactcgctgaggctgcccagggacccccagcacGTGGGCATTGAgggggatggagagcagccccagctgctccctgccctgctccagtaGTTTAGGGTGAGGTGGTGGTCTCTTCTTGGGAGAGGGGGGAAGGGCTTTGTATTTTTTGACTAGCAACGGGATCTGTACAAAACTGCTTCAGGAAAACAGCTTTAGTCTGACGGGGTAAATGCAATAGAGCCTTGGGGGGTGGCTCTTGGGCCTCCCCCCAGTACCTCGGCTGTGCCAGGGAAACTGCTGCCCCCCTCAATCCCTGTGTCTGCCCCCAATCCCTGTGTCTGCCCCCAATCCCTGTGTCTGCCCCCCTCAATCCCTGTGTCTGCCCCCAATCCCTGTATCTGCCCCCAATCCCTGTATCTGCCCCCCTCAATCCCTGTATCTGCCCCCAATCCCTGTGTCTGCCCCCCTCAATCCCTGCATCTGCCCCCCTCAATCCCTGTATCTGCCCCTCAATCCCTGTGTCTGCCCCCAATCCCTGTGTCTGCCCCCAATCCCTGTATCTGCCCCTCAATCCCTGTGTCTGCCCCCAATCCCTGTGTCTGCCCCCAATCCCTGTATCTGCCCCCAATCCCTGTGTCTGCCCCCAATCCTCGTGTCTGCCCCCTCAATCCCTATATCTGCCCCCTCAATCCCCGTGTCTGCCCTCTCAATCCCTGTGTCTGCCCCCTCGTCCCTGTACCTTCCCCCAATTCCTGTATCTGCCCCCCAATCCCTTTATCTGCCCCCTCATCCCTTTATCTGCCCCCCTCATCCCTGTCTATCCTTAAGGATTCTGTAGGACCTTCGCCCCCCTGCTCCCACTTTAATGGTTTGGTGATTTCTCTGTCAGATGTCTCGTGTGTGTAAATACCTCTGTAAACCTTTCCACTTTCTCTCAGTATTCTCCTTGGTTATTGTTTAcaaaaaataagaggaaaaaaaaaaagaaaaaaagtaaaaaaaaaaaagaaaatatccaaAGCATCTACTAGGTTATGGAGCAGGGAGATGGATGTGCTctcccacacagagctgccaggtGGGAGCTCTGaaccatccctgccctgggcaaagcAAATAGGGAATCACTCAGCTTTCCCCCGGGGTGCTGGGATCTGAGAAAACAGGGATTTTTATCTGTGCTGGGAAGCCACGCTGGAGGAGATGGGATTGATTCGCATCTCCTCGTGTTGGCCATTGTGGCTCTTCCCTTCTGCTGACAATAATTAACTCAATTGCTGCATCATGGCCCACCCTGCCCACGGGCACTATGcatgaggggacaggggaggatGGGGCGCGCTCAGGGTCCTGCCGTGACACGGGAGTGTTTGAATGTAGAAAATGTGAGAAATAAATGTAGAGAatgtgagaaataaaacaaagacGTCCCTCACGAGGGGGTGTCTGCCCTGGGGCGAAAGCCTTGAGTCCCAAAAATGTCCACGAGGAGACGGAAGAATGTAATCCATGTTTACTGCTAGCAACCAAAGCGTTTGTGTCAAACCCGAGAAGTTTTACAgagtgggagggaggggatgtggggggctgtgtgtgtgtgtgtgtggggctCAGGGTGACCCCTGAGCAGTTACTCACGCTTCCCAAAGACATTTCCTGCCGTGGTCCCTGCAGCGACatcctctgcccctgctgctgcaggtttcCCCCCCTTCTGCTcgttttatttttgtttttgtaccAACTATgtaaaatgtgggttttttttcttttctggaaaaaaaaattaataaagaccATGGGCAATGGCTGCTGGTGATGTTCTGTGTGTGGTTACTTGTGTTTTTCTCCCCTGGGGTTGAGGAGCCCAGGGAACCACACCCCTCCTCCCCAAaagtgccccagccctgtcacGGAaacacagagtggtttgggtggaagGGACAATAAAGCCCACCCAATAAtcccactcctgccatggcagggacatcttccccatcccaggctgctccaagtctccatgtccagcctggcctgggacacttccagggatccaggggcagccacagctcacaAAGGGAGAATTTCCTGCCAATCCACGctgccctctgtccctctgtagCCATTCCCGTGTCCTGTCCCTCACCATCTCCCCCGCCGCCATCTTCCCCTCCCCGCAGGGCGCCCCCGCCCTTGCGCacgcgcggccccgcccccgccccgccccgtcCGGCGCGCGCCGCCGTGTGACGTAAGCGGAAGGGCACGTCACCGTCCGGCGGAGGCTGAGGCGGCGCCGCCGGGGCAGGTACCGGGACCAGGAGGGACCGGGGAGAGCCGGGGCTGACCCGGGGCATAACAGGGCTTATCGGGGCTGAGCGGGCACGGCGGGGGCGTGGCGGGCGGGCTGTGTCTCCTTCCGCCGTGCCTCTCCCGCCGGCGGCCGTGTCCCTCCCCTCACGGAGCCGGCGGAGGCCTGAGGGACGCCCCGCCCGGGAgggcccggggggctccggggagCGGAGGCACCCTCAGGGTCTGGCTGTGCGTCCCGGGCCCGGGAGGCACCCGCAGGGCCCGGCTGTGCGCCCCGCCCTCGGCCGGCTCCGCTCGCTGCCGGCGGCGGGACGGGGTCCCGGGGGCTGGAGCCTCCCGGGCGGCCCGGGCAGCGGGCACGGCTCTCTCCGGAGGGCGTTGTGGGGGAGCCCTGGGTCACACCGGCCGCCGGTAGCTGCCCGTCAGCGGTGGCGCTGGGTGAGCTCTGCCCGAGCCCCGCGTTAGGAGCTGTAGGAGCAGCCCGAGGTCCAGCGGTTCCCTGCCCTAATGtttgtggctgtggctgtgggtaGGGATCCCCTCCTGAGGGAGGAGGCCGAGAAGGCCCACACGGAGGATGAGCTCACGAGTGTAACTCgatctgctgctgcccctgcatGGTGGGATGAAGTCCAGGCCGTTGGGTCTGGGCTgtttgtgctgggctgggtCTGTACGAGCCCgtcctgcaggctgcagcactcGGAGATGGTTTTCCttgcaccagctgctgcagaatcCACTCAGAtgacacagctggaaaattcCAGAGCCTGTTTCTGAGCTTCCCCATGGCCTGCTTATCCAAGGACTTGCACAGACAATGTAAAGGGCTCCAGATCAGCAAGTCAGAGCTGATTTTTCCCAggtggtttgtttgctttgggttcAAACAATCACCTTTAACCCCTTTATTTTCATCTTCCCTTTGATAAAGGAAAGGAGCTCTCAATAAAAAATGTCGTGGATCAGAGAGGGCGAGCTGACCATCATAGAGAGGTTCTGTGCCAACATCATCAAGGTAAGGAGTGGATTTGGGTGGATTTTGTGGTGAGGAGCTGGCAGGTTCTTCAGGGTGGAACTgtctctgtggctgcagagctctggaaagGAAGCATTGTTGGCAAGGCTACATTTAGTGCTGGCACTGGATGTGCATCCCTCAACTCCATCCCAGGGTGGGAGATTGCTTAGGCTTAGCCTTGCAAATGAGCAGGACTGCAGGCAGTGCTTGCCAATAAGGATCTGTGCCCTTGCTGAGGATGGCAAGgcatgggaaggagggagagaagagggaTCCTCACGGTGGGAGTTTAAGGAAGGAAACTGAGTATTGGGACAAAATCTCACCAGTTCCAGGAAGATTCTCTCCTTGCTCAGGCTTGAGACTGGTGGGGCTGCCCTAGTGAGGTCAGTGGAAAGGAGCACTGCTCTTTGTGGGGGGATGTCTTATGGCCTCTTCTTGTGCTCTCTGAGCATAACTGTGTCTGTGAAAAGGCCCTTGAggtctgaaatgaaaaatgcagcatAAATCCTGTGTGgcccctccctggctgcagctgtggcagcactgagctcctgagcactgcagctctgtcctgagggaggtggggagggcagagctgccttccAGCTCAGGCACTTGTCAGCACTGAGCTGTTCCTTTGGAGAGCCCAAACTGGCCTTGGCAAGGAGGAAAGGAGCACCCTGAGCACCCTGCTcattccagccctgggaggacgcagggctgctggggacagggctgggctctcagtggggacagccctgctcacctgctgccctcctgtgcCTCTCCCTGTCTGCAGGCAGGTCCAATGCCCAAGCACGTTGCCTTCATCATGGACGGCAATCGCCGCTACGCGCAGAAGTGTCAcgtggagaggcagcagggacatTCCCAAGGCTTTGATAAGCTGGCACAGGTGGGGAGGATGTCTTCTGCCTTTCTGTGGTGGGAATTTGagctgggtttggtgctggACTGGTGTCCTGTGTTCCTTCTCTCCACTCTTCCTGTGCTTGGAGCTGCTGTTCATCATCGGGATTCACAACTTCAGCTCCTCCCTCTCTGTGTTATCTTGCAGAGTCATTCTGTTctgctggttttccttctgttttgtgCTCAATTAAAACATCTACCTTAGAGATCCCAAGGCTTTTATTTCCACAAAACAGGTTGactttctttgaaaagaatttgaaaGGTGCAGTATGATACAATTTATAAACCAGTGGTGCTTTTCCTTGCTGGATGAGTCCCCTGTGATGGATTCTCATCCTCAGGTAGTGatattttcctcctgttcttTAGCATGAATCTGAAATTCACATCTAGGGGTTCCATATTTTTGACAGTCATTTATTTTGATCCAGCCCTGGCCTGGTGGGAAGCCACAGGAAGGTTTCACATGGAGCAGTTGTGTCCTGCTGGCCTGACTGTTACATTTTGTCTTGTTGCAGACACTGCGGTGGTGCCTGAACCTGGGCATTCGGGAGGTGACAGTTTATGCCTTCAGCATCGAGAACTTCAAACGCTCCAAGGAGGAGGTGGATGGGCTCATGGACCTGGCCAGACAGAAGTTCAGCCGCCTCCTGGAGGAGCAGTAAGAGCCCCTCACGGGTGGAACTGGGGCAGGACACCATGAGTGGCAGGGATGTTCCAAGTTGTGAGCGTGGATTCATGAGGAGAGCCTTCCCCACCTGCAGTCAGGGACTGActggaggggctgtgcctgcctgggtgGGGTGTACAGCTCTGTGCATGCACACTGCCCCTGCACATCAGATTTGGGACAACTGTGCCGCCCAAACcatggggacaaggacagcTTTCAGATAaacaatcagaatcacagagcaCAATCAGAAACACAGAGTGACAGATGTTGTTTTCATGAAATATCAAAGCTCTGTCTTAATTTTTGGTTAGTTAAAGGTGCCCAGAGCCTGTGGTTGTACTCTAAGCCTCCACAGGGAGGGATGCCTAGTCTGTGGTCATGTCCTGGTCCTTTGGTGATGTCTGTACCTCAGGAACTGGTGTGGGGAATGATCACTGTACCTTTATGGAATGCTTTGGGATGGTCAGATCTCAGCCAGCTTGGCACACCTGAAAAGCATTTGGTGGTTTTGCCTTTCTCCAGTTGCCAGCTTTGCTGAAGCTGGGGGCGGGTGTTGGCACTGTGCAGTAGGGACTGATGTGCTTCCTGTGCTCCCCACTGGTTGGGTGCAGGGAGAACCTGAAGAAGCACGGGGTGTGCATCCGTGTCCTCGGGgatctgcccctcctgcccgTGGATATCCAGGAGCTGattgcccaggctgtgctggcaacCAGGAACTACAACAAGTGAGTGACACTCAGTGTAACGAGCTGACAGCTCacatcttcctcctcttcctgagGGCTGGGACTTGTCAGACATGCTGcacctctttttccttcctggtCCTACAAGCACACATCACTGTCATGTGCTGGGCCTTCCCAGGATGAGCCTctcacagcttttcctctgtGCAGGTGCTTTCTGAACGTCTGCTTTGCTTACACATCGAGACACGAGATCAGCAATGCTGTCAGGGAGATGGCCTGGGGGGTGGAGCAAGGCCTGCTGGAGCCCAGGTAACTCTTGGCTTTCTGTGTGAGGCTTTGGGGTGAATCCTGCCTCTCTCACCACTCACACTGCATGAGAAACCTCTCAGAAGCCAAGTGGCTTTTAAATAGATCTCATTAAACCAGTGGGACTGGAACAAATGACTTAAAGTTACTATGCAATGTTTggcttttattatttcagttacCATGGTGATGGATACACAACCAAGGCAGAAGAGAAATTAGGTCTGTGTCTTAAGTTAGTTTAAATGTGAAGGCAGATTTTATGCCACAACAATTGGCTGCTTGGCTGACAGTCTTAGCTATGAGGTCAAACAACAGATGAATCATGAATGCTGCACTGTTCCTCCACCCTGAAGGAGAAGGAATAGTTacactctgctccctgctgcagatGGAAGCCCTCACAGTCTGCTTCCACCACTGTGTTATGTTTCAAAGAGCATGGagtgggatgctctgggggcTGAAGCAGCATTTGGAATAGCCTGTGGAGCAGACAGCAGTGTCTAAAAGAAGCAAGTCAATGATTGCCTGTGGTTCAGCTCCACCAGCCAGTTTTAATTTGCAGCTCTGAGTTTACAGAAACCCCTTAATTCTGCTTTGTGGCACATCCATCAGGCCAGGAAGGGTGTGTGATGAGCTGTGTCTCTTTCAGTGACGTGTCTGAGTCGCTGCTGGATAAATGTCTGTACACCAACAACTCCCCTGACCCTGACCTGCTGATAAGAACCTCTGGGGAGGTTCGCCTCAGTGACTTCTTGCTCTGGCAGGTAAAGTCTCTGTTCTCTCCTTGGGATGGTCCATCTTTGCCTCAGAG
This portion of the Molothrus ater isolate BHLD 08-10-18 breed brown headed cowbird chromosome 24, BPBGC_Mater_1.1, whole genome shotgun sequence genome encodes:
- the DHDDS gene encoding dehydrodolichyl diphosphate synthase complex subunit DHDDS, encoding MSWIREGELTIIERFCANIIKAGPMPKHVAFIMDGNRRYAQKCHVERQQGHSQGFDKLAQTLRWCLNLGIREVTVYAFSIENFKRSKEEVDGLMDLARQKFSRLLEEQENLKKHGVCIRVLGDLPLLPVDIQELIAQAVLATRNYNKCFLNVCFAYTSRHEISNAVREMAWGVEQGLLEPSDVSESLLDKCLYTNNSPDPDLLIRTSGEVRLSDFLLWQTSHSCLVFQSVLWPEYSFWNLCEAILQFQMNYSALQKARDSYLEERRRQQLERDQAYVSKKLQQEGSVSRADSRRRRSLLQKCTALREERIQGFLQALEHKRADFLERLCPVSA